From the Nodularia sp. NIES-3585 genome, one window contains:
- a CDS encoding ABC transporter substrate-binding protein: MGRFITFTAICRRRRLPVFIGFLLAIFLVSCIQTNWRYKAVAESQIIVSSSIEPNTFNPQLMEQGVGILTYLYEGLIRENGQGEIEPALAESWEISEDQKRIIFTLRKKLKWSDGVALTADDVVFTYQDIYTNAAIPSYAKDFLQIGKNRSFPTVKKLDNWRVEFTLPEPFAPFLRTTKLEILPAHILRSSITTKDSAGRPLFLSTWGTDTPPNQIISNGAYKLESYIPSQRITFRKNPYYWRKDAEGHTQPYIERIVQSTVTNNDTSLIQFRSGGLDFLDVNPHYFSLLKREEKPGNFTIYNGGSQTGTTAMMFNLNRGSRNDQPLIDPLKSRWFNTVEFRQAVAHSLNRRRMINNLFGGVGALQNSPIAEQSPYYLSPEAGLPVYDYNPEKAKALLLKAGFRYNNQGQLLDVDGNRVRFTLTANVGNKVLENMAPLIQEDLKQMGIQVDLNLINVGLVVDKLTNRLDWDCQIMDGFPMTIEPNEAVNIWSTIGNWHFFNRQPQAGQIPITGQQVADWEEKISDLYIQGAAASEAQRQQIYAKTQRLSQEYLPFTYLVNSLSMVSVRNRIQGVKHSALQGTFWNIYELKTDTLNN; the protein is encoded by the coding sequence ATGGGAAGATTCATCACATTTACTGCTATTTGCCGCCGCCGCAGGTTGCCCGTTTTCATCGGGTTTCTCCTGGCAATTTTCCTAGTTAGTTGCATCCAAACTAACTGGCGTTACAAAGCAGTAGCCGAATCTCAAATCATCGTTAGTAGTTCTATTGAACCCAATACCTTTAACCCTCAGTTGATGGAACAGGGAGTAGGCATTTTAACTTACCTCTATGAAGGACTGATTCGCGAAAATGGTCAAGGAGAAATTGAACCAGCCTTAGCTGAATCATGGGAAATTTCTGAAGACCAAAAGCGAATTATTTTTACGCTGAGAAAAAAATTGAAATGGTCGGATGGAGTAGCCCTCACCGCCGATGATGTAGTATTTACTTATCAAGATATTTATACAAATGCGGCGATTCCTTCCTATGCTAAAGACTTTTTGCAAATAGGTAAAAACCGCAGTTTTCCCACAGTTAAAAAACTGGATAACTGGCGCGTTGAATTTACACTTCCAGAACCTTTTGCCCCTTTTCTTCGCACCACAAAATTAGAAATTTTACCCGCCCACATCTTGCGCTCATCTATTACTACTAAAGACTCCGCAGGTAGACCGTTATTTCTCTCAACTTGGGGTACAGATACCCCACCTAACCAAATTATCAGTAACGGTGCTTATAAATTAGAATCATATATTCCCAGTCAACGGATCACCTTTCGCAAAAACCCCTATTACTGGCGTAAAGATGCCGAAGGTCACACTCAGCCTTATATTGAGCGTATTGTTCAGAGTACAGTCACGAATAATGATACATCTTTAATTCAATTTCGTTCTGGAGGTCTTGATTTTCTGGACGTAAATCCTCATTATTTTTCATTATTGAAACGAGAAGAAAAACCAGGAAACTTCACAATTTACAATGGCGGTTCTCAAACGGGAACCACAGCAATGATGTTTAATTTGAACAGGGGAAGCAGAAATGATCAGCCCTTAATTGATCCTCTGAAATCTCGCTGGTTCAACACAGTGGAATTTCGTCAAGCCGTTGCTCATAGCCTCAATCGTCGCCGTATGATCAACAATCTTTTTGGGGGAGTCGGAGCGCTGCAAAATTCACCCATCGCAGAGCAAAGTCCTTACTATCTCTCTCCAGAAGCAGGTTTACCAGTCTACGACTATAACCCGGAAAAGGCAAAAGCGTTACTCCTGAAGGCAGGTTTTCGATACAACAATCAAGGTCAGTTACTAGATGTTGATGGTAATCGCGTCCGGTTTACACTCACCGCCAATGTCGGTAATAAGGTGTTGGAAAACATGGCTCCACTGATTCAAGAAGATTTGAAACAGATGGGAATTCAGGTAGATTTGAACTTGATTAATGTGGGATTAGTTGTAGACAAGTTAACAAATCGTCTGGATTGGGATTGCCAGATTATGGATGGTTTTCCCATGACGATAGAACCTAACGAAGCCGTTAATATTTGGTCTACAATCGGGAACTGGCATTTTTTTAATCGCCAACCCCAAGCCGGACAAATACCGATTACTGGCCAGCAAGTAGCAGATTGGGAGGAAAAGATTTCTGACCTTTATATTCAAGGTGCAGCTGCATCTGAAGCCCAGCGCCAACAGATTTATGCAAAAACTCAACGGCTGAGTCAGGAATATTTGCCCTTTACTTATCTAGTCAACTCCTTATCAATGGTATCTGTACGAAATCGCATTCAAGGAGTGAAACACTCGGCTTTACAAGGAACATTTTGGAACATTTATGAACTGAAAACTGATACTTTGAACAATTAA
- a CDS encoding isopenicillin N synthase family oxygenase, giving the protein MNPIKEHEPQAIVSTPIPIVDFHPFMVGDSVNKEVVANQIAAAIQEIGCFYLENSLPQTLVDQVFAQAQSFFALPQEEKNKAKLLPGTSRGYVARGKERVLLEAFNFGLDIASDEVGVNHHRFGEPNQWPLEQIEFRQVLLEFFRTCRHASFNILQALAIALKLPESYFTDYHTERNFNTSINHYPPLQEALSPGETRFAEHTDYGSITLIFQDQTAGLEVYTNAGEWIAAPYLPGKVLVILADLMQRWTNDKFPATKHRVPLPSKFPSDPRYSIIYFESPDYDAEITCIENCLDAKEIAKYQPILSHEYINQVATGAYTSEKP; this is encoded by the coding sequence ATGAACCCAATTAAAGAACACGAACCCCAAGCAATTGTTTCCACACCGATTCCCATCGTTGATTTCCATCCATTTATGGTTGGTGATTCTGTTAATAAAGAAGTAGTTGCCAATCAAATTGCCGCTGCTATTCAAGAAATTGGCTGTTTTTACCTGGAAAATTCTCTACCGCAAACCTTAGTAGATCAAGTATTTGCTCAAGCTCAGAGTTTTTTCGCATTACCACAGGAGGAGAAAAACAAAGCAAAACTGCTTCCAGGAACTAGCAGAGGTTACGTTGCTCGTGGTAAAGAACGGGTATTGCTAGAAGCGTTCAATTTTGGTTTAGACATTGCTAGCGATGAAGTTGGTGTAAATCACCACAGGTTTGGGGAACCAAATCAATGGCCATTGGAACAAATAGAGTTTCGCCAAGTGCTATTGGAATTTTTTAGAACTTGTCGTCATGCGTCTTTTAACATACTACAAGCGCTGGCGATCGCCTTAAAACTTCCAGAGTCCTACTTCACCGATTACCATACTGAACGGAACTTCAACACCTCCATCAATCACTATCCACCTTTACAAGAAGCTCTGTCTCCTGGCGAAACTCGGTTTGCTGAACATACAGATTACGGCAGCATCACCTTAATATTTCAAGATCAGACAGCTGGACTAGAAGTTTACACCAATGCAGGGGAATGGATAGCAGCGCCCTACCTCCCAGGTAAAGTTTTGGTCATTCTCGCCGATTTAATGCAGCGCTGGACAAACGATAAATTTCCCGCCACCAAACATCGAGTTCCCCTCCCCTCCAAATTCCCCAGCGATCCGAGATACTCAATTATTTATTTTGAGTCACCCGATTACGATGCCGAAATTACTTGCATTGAAAATTGTTTAGACGCAAAAGAAATTGCCAAATATCAACCGATTCTGAGCCATGAATATATCAATCAAGTCGCTACAGGAGCTTATACATCTGAAAAACCATAG
- a CDS encoding isopenicillin N synthase family oxygenase, translated as MNSRNELSQKSNVSTPIPVIDLQLFLLGDTEAKKVIAEQIASALQETGCFYLKNHDIPTNLIAQTFAQAKSFFALPLEEKKQIALTEKCHRGYIPMGMSSILSEQFYFGREINPEELDAVDHPFHQPNQWLQNPPEFREVMLQFFTACHASTLKILAALAIALKLPESYFADLHSEQNHAMGLHHYLGTSELSQAQNIRLGEHTDGNTITYVFQHEIEGLELCSKNGEIIPVPLIPDTVIVMAGEILQRWTNDQVYATKHQVAIPHTSQSIQPRYSFAFFASPNNDAEIASPDNCLGTNKTAKYPPIITRDFYHQRNNQNKSLLIDSKN; from the coding sequence ATGAACTCAAGGAACGAACTTTCCCAAAAATCGAATGTTTCAACGCCGATTCCTGTCATTGACTTGCAACTATTTCTCCTGGGTGACACCGAAGCTAAAAAAGTAATTGCCGAGCAAATCGCCAGTGCTTTGCAAGAGACAGGATGCTTCTACCTAAAAAATCATGATATCCCCACAAATCTTATCGCTCAAACATTTGCCCAAGCCAAGTCTTTTTTTGCACTTCCCCTAGAAGAGAAAAAGCAAATAGCCTTAACAGAAAAATGCCACCGAGGATACATCCCAATGGGAATGTCCAGCATACTCAGCGAACAATTTTACTTTGGTAGAGAAATTAACCCAGAAGAATTGGATGCGGTAGATCATCCGTTTCATCAACCAAACCAATGGCTGCAAAATCCCCCTGAATTTCGGGAAGTGATGCTGCAATTTTTCACAGCTTGTCACGCAAGTACCCTAAAAATTCTGGCAGCCTTAGCCATTGCTTTGAAGCTACCAGAATCCTATTTTGCCGACCTACATTCTGAGCAAAATCATGCTATGGGTTTGCATCACTATCTAGGAACATCGGAACTTTCCCAAGCCCAAAACATTCGCCTAGGAGAACATACAGATGGAAATACAATCACATACGTATTTCAACATGAAATAGAAGGCTTAGAACTTTGTAGCAAAAATGGAGAAATAATACCAGTTCCTTTAATTCCTGATACAGTTATCGTGATGGCAGGAGAAATTTTGCAACGATGGACAAATGATCAAGTATATGCAACAAAACACCAAGTAGCCATCCCACATACATCCCAAAGCATCCAGCCAAGATACTCCTTTGCATTTTTTGCATCTCCTAATAATGATGCCGAAATTGCCAGTCCCGATAATTGTTTAGGTACAAATAAAACTGCAAAATATCCACCCATTATCACCAGAGACTTTTACCACCAAAGAAACAATCAAAATAAATCGCTTTTAATTGACTCCAAAAATTAG
- a CDS encoding MBOAT family protein: MVFTEFRFVFFFVLIFCIYWALQKHNHRKFWLLVCSYIFYGVWDWRFLSLLVLSTVTDYFVGLMLSRPQAEIAASETVQNGWINQFSWDVLLNKPISQQQRQGWLALSLVINLGLLGFFKYYNFFTESASNLLTFLGLPVSITTLQIILPAGISFYTFQTLSYSLDAYLGKLKPIRSFGDFALFVSFFPQLVAGPIVRASTFLPQLLTPKTLNKVDFRGCLTLFLVGYFKKACISDNLSPLVDQYFTNPEIYTVLSCWIAVIAFVIQIYCDFSGYSDMAIACAGLLGYKLPLNFNFPYFSSNITELWQHWHITLFTWLRDYIYTPLMKMRPKEQRTELFRSRNVFILMLFSGLWHGAAWHFVIWGGLNGIAVVVHKQWSSLMAPYKQFLPLRNILGLPLTMYWFCASAIFFRSNDLAGVMQVEKSFLFLNSPGSQNLNVQIGWIFIPLIIMHWAAYKGWLTDWGQKIPQWSFAVFYGVLVSTILRFAAINPQPFVYFQF; the protein is encoded by the coding sequence ATGGTTTTTACTGAATTTCGTTTTGTCTTTTTCTTTGTTCTAATTTTCTGCATCTACTGGGCTTTACAGAAACATAATCATCGTAAATTCTGGCTGCTAGTTTGTAGTTACATCTTCTATGGTGTTTGGGATTGGCGCTTTCTTTCCCTGCTGGTGCTTTCGACAGTGACTGACTACTTTGTTGGTTTAATGCTATCTAGACCACAAGCAGAAATTGCAGCCAGCGAGACGGTACAGAATGGATGGATTAACCAATTTTCTTGGGATGTGCTGCTGAATAAACCAATTAGTCAACAGCAACGCCAAGGATGGTTGGCACTGAGTTTAGTGATCAATCTAGGATTATTAGGGTTTTTTAAGTACTATAATTTTTTCACTGAATCGGCATCAAACTTATTAACTTTTTTGGGGCTACCTGTTAGTATTACAACCCTGCAAATCATTCTGCCAGCCGGGATTAGTTTTTACACATTTCAAACTCTGAGCTATTCCCTTGATGCGTATCTGGGTAAACTCAAACCTATAAGAAGTTTTGGGGATTTTGCTCTGTTTGTGAGTTTTTTCCCTCAATTGGTTGCAGGACCCATTGTCCGCGCATCTACTTTTTTGCCTCAACTACTAACCCCAAAAACTTTAAATAAGGTTGATTTCCGAGGATGTTTAACACTGTTTCTGGTGGGATATTTTAAGAAAGCTTGTATTTCTGACAATCTCTCTCCTTTAGTAGACCAGTATTTCACGAATCCAGAAATTTATACGGTCTTGAGTTGTTGGATTGCTGTGATTGCTTTTGTTATACAAATATACTGCGATTTTTCTGGCTATTCCGATATGGCGATCGCTTGTGCAGGTTTACTGGGATACAAGCTACCTCTCAACTTTAATTTTCCCTACTTTTCCAGTAATATCACTGAATTATGGCAACATTGGCACATTACCCTTTTCACTTGGCTACGAGACTATATTTATACGCCTTTAATGAAAATGCGACCAAAGGAGCAACGCACAGAACTTTTTAGATCGAGGAATGTTTTCATTCTGATGCTGTTCTCTGGACTTTGGCATGGTGCTGCTTGGCATTTTGTCATTTGGGGGGGATTGAATGGCATAGCTGTAGTTGTTCACAAGCAATGGTCATCTTTGATGGCTCCCTACAAGCAATTTCTACCCCTGAGAAATATTTTAGGACTCCCACTGACGATGTATTGGTTTTGTGCCTCGGCAATCTTCTTTCGCAGTAACGATCTCGCCGGTGTTATGCAAGTGGAGAAATCTTTTCTATTCCTGAATTCTCCTGGCTCTCAAAACCTGAATGTCCAAATTGGATGGATTTTTATCCCTTTAATCATCATGCACTGGGCAGCCTATAAGGGTTGGCTCACGGATTGGGGGCAAAAAATTCCTCAATGGAGCTTTGCGGTTTTCTATGGGGTGTTAGTCTCAACTATACTTCGGTTTGCAGCTATAAATCCTCAACCCTTTGTCTACTTTCAATTTTAG
- a CDS encoding carbamoyltransferase — protein sequence MRILGISAYYHDSAAALVVDGDIVAAAQEERFSRKKHDARFPQQAIAYCLKQAGISLSEIDQIVFYDKPLVKFERLLETYLAYAPKGLASFIAAMPVWLKEKLYLKTLLKKELATLGDCKRGQLPQLLFTEHHQAHAASAFFPSPFERAAVLCLDGVGEWATTSVWLGEGHQLTPQWEIDFPHSLGLLYSAFTYYTGFKVNSGEYKLMGLAPYGEPKYVDQILNHLLDLKEDGSFRLNMDYFNYTTGLTMTTPKFHALFGSQPRQSEGKLTQREMDLARSIQYVTEEVVLRLARTVKKELDTDYLCLAGGVALNCVANGRILRETDFRDIWIQPAAGDAGGAVGAALAIWHQYHDQPRTVRDGDGMRGSYLGPCFGEVEIREYLQSVNAPYQYLEDDKLMPDLAEILEQGNVVGWFSGRMEFGPRALGGRSIIGDPRSSKMQSVMNLKIKYRESFRPFAPSVLAEEVSNYFELDSPSPYMLLVAPIKGELRIPMTTEQEELFGIDKLNVKRSQIPAVTHVDYSARIQTVHQQTNPRYYDLLRHFQAKTGCAVLVNTSFNVRGEPIVCTPEDAYRCFMRTEMDYLVLENFILAKSAQPQIDQDQSWKTEFELD from the coding sequence ATGCGTATTCTGGGAATTTCAGCTTATTATCACGATAGCGCCGCCGCCTTAGTTGTGGATGGTGACATTGTTGCCGCCGCTCAAGAAGAGCGTTTTTCCCGCAAAAAACATGATGCGAGATTTCCCCAACAAGCGATCGCTTACTGTCTCAAACAGGCAGGGATTTCATTATCAGAAATAGACCAAATCGTTTTTTACGATAAGCCATTGGTCAAATTTGAGCGGCTTTTAGAAACCTATCTTGCCTACGCACCCAAGGGATTGGCTTCCTTTATTGCCGCTATGCCAGTTTGGTTAAAGGAAAAGCTCTATCTCAAAACACTGTTAAAAAAGGAACTGGCGACCCTCGGAGATTGCAAAAGAGGGCAATTACCCCAACTTTTGTTTACTGAACATCACCAAGCTCACGCCGCTTCGGCCTTTTTCCCCAGCCCCTTTGAGCGGGCGGCGGTGCTGTGCCTGGATGGGGTAGGAGAATGGGCAACTACCTCGGTTTGGTTGGGAGAAGGGCATCAACTCACTCCCCAATGGGAAATTGATTTTCCCCACTCTTTAGGGCTGCTTTATTCTGCCTTCACCTACTACACGGGTTTCAAGGTCAACTCTGGGGAATACAAACTCATGGGTTTAGCGCCCTACGGTGAACCCAAATATGTAGACCAGATCCTCAACCATCTCTTGGATCTCAAGGAAGATGGCAGCTTTCGGTTGAATATGGACTACTTCAACTACACCACGGGGTTGACCATGACTACCCCGAAATTTCATGCGCTGTTTGGCAGTCAGCCCCGCCAAAGCGAAGGTAAATTGACCCAACGAGAGATGGATTTAGCTCGTTCGATCCAATACGTTACCGAGGAAGTGGTGTTGCGTTTGGCCAGAACAGTTAAGAAAGAACTGGACACAGACTATCTCTGTTTAGCCGGTGGAGTTGCCCTAAATTGCGTCGCCAATGGGCGAATTTTGCGAGAAACAGATTTTCGGGATATTTGGATTCAACCCGCAGCCGGAGACGCAGGAGGGGCAGTTGGGGCTGCATTAGCTATTTGGCATCAATATCATGACCAGCCTCGCACTGTCAGGGATGGAGATGGGATGCGGGGGAGTTATTTAGGCCCCTGTTTTGGCGAGGTAGAGATTCGAGAATATCTCCAATCTGTGAATGCGCCCTACCAATACTTAGAAGATGACAAACTTATGCCTGATCTGGCGGAAATTCTAGAGCAAGGAAATGTCGTCGGTTGGTTTTCTGGACGGATGGAGTTTGGCCCTAGGGCTTTGGGTGGTCGCTCGATTATCGGTGATCCTCGCAGTTCTAAGATGCAGTCGGTGATGAACCTGAAAATTAAATACCGCGAGTCTTTCCGTCCGTTTGCTCCTTCTGTTTTAGCAGAAGAGGTTTCTAACTACTTTGAACTTGACAGTCCTAGCCCTTATATGCTGCTCGTTGCACCCATCAAAGGCGAGCTGCGGATTCCGATGACTACAGAACAAGAGGAGTTATTTGGGATTGACAAGTTAAACGTGAAGCGATCGCAAATTCCCGCCGTCACCCATGTAGATTACTCGGCTCGAATTCAAACGGTTCATCAACAAACCAATCCTCGGTACTATGACTTGCTGCGTCATTTTCAGGCAAAAACCGGCTGTGCAGTTTTGGTAAACACATCGTTTAATGTCCGGGGTGAACCGATTGTCTGTACACCAGAAGATGCTTATCGCTGTTTTATGAGAACGGAGATGGATTATTTAGTGTTGGAGAATTTTATTCTCGCCAAATCTGCTCAACCCCAAATAGATCAAGATCAGTCTTGGAAAACCGAATTTGAATTGGATTAA
- a CDS encoding SxtJ family membrane protein produces MNEIRELDRKGLRDFGLLGGAIAAGLFGSILPLIHHESLPILPWLIAAILWVWALIAPTTLNGVYQIWMRIGLVLGWINTRIILGIVFYALLMPMGLVMRGVFRKDTMRKKLDPNLATYRIISQVQPREKMENPF; encoded by the coding sequence ATGAACGAAATACGAGAACTAGATCGGAAAGGACTACGGGATTTTGGACTGCTTGGCGGTGCGATCGCCGCTGGTTTATTCGGTAGTATACTGCCTCTAATCCACCATGAATCTTTACCCATTTTACCGTGGCTAATTGCCGCCATCCTTTGGGTTTGGGCGCTCATTGCTCCCACAACCCTGAATGGTGTTTATCAAATTTGGATGAGAATTGGCCTGGTTTTAGGCTGGATTAATACGCGCATCATTTTGGGCATTGTTTTCTATGCTTTATTGATGCCAATGGGTCTAGTGATGCGGGGCGTATTCCGTAAAGACACAATGAGAAAAAAGTTAGATCCAAATTTAGCAACCTATCGGATTATCAGTCAAGTACAACCTAGAGAAAAAATGGAGAACCCTTTCTAA
- a CDS encoding DUF5989 family protein produces MFETTQDFLKDLWGFLKERQKFFLLPLIVTLLLLGILIVFAQSSVLAPFIYTLF; encoded by the coding sequence ATGTTTGAAACCACACAAGACTTTCTCAAAGATTTATGGGGCTTTCTCAAAGAACGCCAAAAGTTTTTTCTGCTACCCCTCATCGTCACATTATTACTTTTAGGTATCCTGATTGTCTTCGCACAGTCATCTGTGTTAGCACCGTTTATTTACACGTTATTTTAA
- a CDS encoding SGNH/GDSL hydrolase family protein has product MTKSSKIKPWLQNLFLILAGVIVGLLIVETFAISTGVAAPQKSKAQIFYQFIQPDAQLGYKPKSNLRDFNTVWTEAKVAEVANTDSYGFRNQGKDYTKSNLYFVGDSFTWGQWVSEEQTFPRLVESHLKQPVINLGVPGYSFAQYETLFNEWIAKYKPNTVILSIVANDLTNYSADIGKKIYDTLKERSFLPWYKKSFFYNFVVKNSQKSLQTPIGKPISKEAKNGLTLFDLSLVPPESGVSVDSDYLTSDAVVKVEAALSRIIDFSQENQVQLLVFLVPSKESAYINDYIELFPDHLALLKNEEIGYQRLCNLALSKDVTCVNLTDDFRENSQQEKLYFDIDGHWNPAGHELAAQVILDTLKNQL; this is encoded by the coding sequence GTGACAAAATCATCAAAAATCAAGCCTTGGCTACAAAATTTATTCCTCATCCTGGCTGGAGTTATAGTTGGGCTGTTGATTGTGGAAACTTTTGCCATTAGTACGGGAGTTGCTGCTCCACAGAAGTCTAAGGCGCAAATTTTTTATCAATTTATTCAACCAGATGCTCAATTAGGCTACAAGCCCAAATCTAATCTCAGAGACTTTAACACTGTTTGGACAGAAGCAAAAGTGGCGGAGGTTGCTAATACAGATAGTTATGGATTTCGTAATCAAGGCAAGGATTACACCAAATCTAACTTGTATTTTGTCGGAGATTCATTTACATGGGGTCAATGGGTGAGTGAGGAACAAACATTTCCCAGACTTGTGGAATCACATTTGAAACAACCAGTAATTAACTTAGGCGTTCCAGGTTATTCTTTTGCCCAATATGAAACATTATTTAATGAATGGATAGCCAAATATAAACCTAATACAGTAATCTTATCTATAGTTGCTAATGATTTGACGAATTATTCGGCAGATATTGGTAAAAAGATATACGATACACTTAAAGAAAGAAGTTTTTTGCCTTGGTATAAAAAAAGCTTTTTCTATAATTTCGTAGTAAAGAATTCCCAAAAAAGCTTGCAAACACCAATCGGAAAGCCTATTTCTAAAGAAGCAAAAAATGGGTTAACTTTATTTGACTTATCGCTGGTTCCACCTGAATCAGGTGTGAGTGTAGATAGTGATTATTTGACATCAGATGCTGTTGTGAAAGTAGAAGCAGCTTTATCACGAATTATTGATTTTAGCCAAGAAAATCAAGTTCAATTGTTGGTTTTTCTTGTACCTTCAAAAGAATCAGCATATATCAACGATTACATAGAATTGTTTCCTGATCATCTAGCATTGCTCAAAAATGAAGAAATTGGTTATCAACGCTTATGTAATCTCGCACTATCAAAAGATGTAACTTGTGTGAATCTAACTGATGATTTTAGGGAAAATAGTCAGCAAGAAAAGCTTTATTTTGATATTGATGGTCATTGGAATCCTGCTGGACATGAATTAGCCGCTCAGGTAATTTTAGATACCCTTAAAAATCAATTGTAA
- a CDS encoding carbohydrate-binding protein, whose translation MTTNQTNAEEIHEMPSIEMSPQDVSGRIPYPPPTPYPMMGAASKDDMPSFAMDGENLGGYAQYGVAATSGAENRLDVFTIGKDSAMYHKYRDGSTWSDWERLGGYCISAPVAVSRGGNRIDTFVIGGDRSVYHQGWDGSTWSNWLNLGGYSQYGVAAAAWAENRLDLFIVNWDGAIYHKYKDGEIWSDWQRLGGYCISTPAAVSWGLNRIDTFALGSDRAIYHQYWNGSNWVGWEKLGGYSQYGVAAASRAENCLDIYIVARNGAVYHKWWDGSNWVGWNNLGGYCIAAPAAVSSQLNCVDTFVLGGDRSVYYKWYDLAGKV comes from the coding sequence ATGACTACAAACCAAACCAACGCAGAGGAAATACATGAAATGCCGAGTATCGAAATGTCACCCCAAGACGTTTCTGGACGTATCCCCTATCCTCCCCCAACGCCATATCCGATGATGGGTGCGGCTTCTAAAGACGATATGCCATCTTTTGCGATGGATGGCGAAAATCTTGGGGGTTACGCCCAGTACGGTGTTGCGGCTACTTCTGGGGCAGAAAATCGGCTGGATGTCTTTACCATTGGTAAGGATAGTGCTATGTACCACAAGTACAGAGATGGCTCAACCTGGAGTGATTGGGAAAGGCTGGGGGGTTACTGTATTTCTGCACCAGTGGCGGTTTCTAGAGGCGGGAACCGGATTGATACTTTTGTGATTGGGGGCGATCGCTCTGTCTATCATCAAGGCTGGGATGGCTCAACCTGGAGCAATTGGCTGAATCTTGGCGGCTACTCTCAGTATGGTGTGGCTGCTGCTGCTTGGGCAGAAAATCGGCTGGATCTTTTTATTGTCAACTGGGATGGTGCTATTTACCACAAGTATAAAGATGGCGAAATCTGGAGTGATTGGCAAAGGCTGGGTGGCTACTGTATTTCTACACCGGCGGCGGTTTCTTGGGGATTAAACCGAATTGATACTTTTGCCTTGGGTAGCGATCGCGCTATCTATCATCAGTACTGGAATGGCTCAAACTGGGTGGGTTGGGAAAAACTCGGCGGTTATTCTCAGTATGGTGTGGCTGCTGCTTCGAGAGCGGAAAATTGCCTAGATATCTATATTGTTGCTCGCAATGGTGCAGTTTATCACAAGTGGTGGGATGGTTCAAATTGGGTGGGTTGGAATAATCTCGGTGGCTATTGTATTGCAGCACCGGCGGCGGTTTCTTCGCAACTAAACTGCGTTGATACTTTTGTTCTGGGTGGCGATCGCTCTGTTTACTATAAGTGGTATGACTTGGCTGGTAAGGTTTAA
- a CDS encoding carbohydrate-binding protein, which translates to MTNSYSTTPPISDAQSTVGMPFPGMSSAATEDMPMFSTDGEYLDGYCQYGVTAASWSENRLDILITASIGPLWHKWWDGSSWSDWQRLGGYSISSPAAVSWGMNRIDTFVLGSDRATYRTWWDGSKWSVWENLGGYSHYGVAAASTGENRLDIFTVGIDGGMYHKGWNGSAWSDWENLGGYCLAAPAAVARGTDCIDTFVLGGDGAIYHKGWNGSNWSDWENLGGYCQYGVTATAVDQNRLDIFTVGCNGAMYRKSWDGSVWGDWQHLGGYCTSAPAAVSRSPKQIDTFVAGGDRAVYYKCYS; encoded by the coding sequence ATGACAAATAGCTATTCAACTACACCACCAATTTCTGATGCTCAATCTACTGTTGGTATGCCGTTTCCAGGAATGAGTTCGGCCGCTACGGAAGATATGCCTATGTTTTCTACCGATGGAGAATACCTCGATGGATACTGTCAGTATGGTGTAACTGCCGCTTCTTGGTCAGAAAATCGCTTAGATATCTTGATTACCGCTAGTATTGGCCCTCTATGGCATAAGTGGTGGGATGGTTCGAGTTGGAGCGATTGGCAAAGACTCGGTGGTTATTCTATTTCTTCCCCTGCGGCGGTTTCTTGGGGGATGAACCGCATTGATACTTTCGTTTTGGGTAGCGATCGCGCCACATACCGTACATGGTGGGATGGTTCAAAATGGAGTGTTTGGGAAAACTTGGGCGGCTACTCTCACTATGGTGTCGCCGCGGCTTCTACTGGTGAGAATCGCCTCGATATTTTTACTGTTGGCATTGATGGCGGAATGTACCACAAGGGCTGGAATGGTTCAGCTTGGAGCGATTGGGAAAACTTGGGAGGCTATTGTCTGGCTGCACCTGCTGCGGTGGCTCGCGGCACAGACTGCATTGATACCTTCGTTTTGGGAGGGGATGGCGCAATCTACCACAAGGGCTGGAATGGCTCAAATTGGAGCGATTGGGAAAACTTGGGAGGCTATTGTCAGTATGGTGTCACCGCCACTGCTGTTGATCAGAATCGGCTAGATATTTTTACTGTTGGCTGTAATGGTGCAATGTACCGCAAGTCATGGGATGGTTCCGTTTGGGGCGATTGGCAGCATCTTGGTGGTTATTGTACTTCTGCACCGGCTGCGGTTTCCCGAAGTCCGAAGCAAATTGATACCTTTGTTGCGGGGGGCGATCGCGCCGTATATTACAAATGTTACAGCTAA